The proteins below are encoded in one region of Ursus arctos isolate Adak ecotype North America unplaced genomic scaffold, UrsArc2.0 scaffold_24, whole genome shotgun sequence:
- the SPATA32 gene encoding spermatogenesis-associated protein 32, producing MCSKKQLQNSGAQPAPPATDSRQPPNPHPSSSSLSPGIGLADVVNFASSLAVASSSKRDLPSLEHRIRAPPQKPEAPSTDPAARRATDQPEGKNLSKELLEKPLRAGESQKAWKQEDKNFLHPYLDFSKPGMKRATIEGQLGSRRQKTERSPSSAQGTSRPPPQPRRLPRQDPGGEQRRGVQKGRPQQPTALLTQRQPASVKATGAEQSSQRPGEFRRLAATNSAPSGSGSQSSSVGENLLPLTARQLAAFQEIFKLFSSSPAGTVDMRSMKAALRHVGIQLSPQEMCEAVQQADLDGDGTVSFKDFLGVLTDSHRLAQCLGQVRNSRFCDPQGLQTLFLEMLFKLMSQGFLPHKVVQEVMSYYTKKQRALRVNPGWKGRSRGGTVHTHAGLTFFCQAARLGGLSSAELERSLHRLHKAGARSPYSQIPNLDGRTPPEDRTRQRAPCPDVRLPKSGQSSSHKLALTQRSRSQGFVGQPLDYLRPLKMTPSPPTLVQKQPFSPSPACLQKPAMKK from the exons ATGTGCTCCAAGAAGCAGCTCCAGAACTCCGGCGCGCAGCCAGCTCCGCCCGCCACGGACTCCCGGCAGCCGCCAAACCCCCACCCGTCCTCCTCCAGTCTCTCGCCGGGCATCGGCCTGGCAGATGTGGTCAACTTCGCCTCTTCCCTGGCCGTGGCCTCCTCCAGCAAGAGGGACTTGCCCAGCTTGGAGCATAGGATCAGAGCTCCACCTCAGAAGCCCGAGGCACCTTCTACAGATCCTGCCGCCCGGCGGGCCACGGACCAGCCAGAGGGAAAAAACCTCTCGAAGGAGTTGCTGGAGAAACCACTTAGAGCCGGGGAGTCACAGAAAGCTTGGAAGCAGGAAGACAAGAACTTCCTCCACCCTTACCTCGACTTCAGCAAGCCGGGGATGAAGAGGGCCACCATTGAAGGACAA CTCG GCAGCAGAAGGCAGAAGACCGAGAGATCCCCGTCGTCAGCACAGGGAACGTCCAG GCCTCCACCGCAGCCTCGAAGACTGCCCAGACAGGACCCAGGAGGGGAGCAGCGCCGCGGGGTGCAGAAAGGGAGGCCTCAGCAGCCCACTGCCCTGCTGACCCAGAGGCAGCCAGCATCCGTCAAGGCCACAGGGGCTGAGCAGAGCTCCCAGAGGCCCGGGGAGTTCAGACGCCTTGCGGCTACCAACTCAGCGCCGTCAGGCTCCGGGTCTCAGAG CAGCTCTGTGGGCGAGAACCTGCTGCCCCTGACAGCCCGGCAGCTGGCGG CCTTCCAGGAGATCTTCAAACTGTTCAGCTCCAGCCCGGCAGGCACCGTGGACATGCGCAGCATGAAAGCCGCCCTGCGCCACGTGGGCATCCAGCTGAGCCCACAGGAGATGTGCGAGGCTGTGCAGCAGGCCGACTTGGACG gtGACGGAACTGTAAGCTTCAAAGACTTCCTGGGGGTCCTTACTGACAGCCACCGCCTGGCTCAGTGCTTGG GCCAGGTGAGGAACAGCCGGTTCTGTGACCCCCAGGGCCTGCAAACCTTGTTCTTAGAGATGCTGTTCAAGCTGATGAGTCAGGGCTTCTTGCCCCACAAGGTGGTGCAGGAAGTGATGAG CTACTACACTAAGAAGCAGCGGGCTCTGCGGGTGAACCCCGGCTGGAAGGGCCGCTCCCGCGGCGGCACCGTGCACACTCACGCGGGCCTCACCTTCTTCTGCCAGGCCGCGCGCCTCGGCGGCCTCTCCAGCGCGGAGCTGGAGCGCTCGCTGCACAGACTGCACAAAGCGG GTGCGCGCAGCCCCTACTCTCAGATACCTAACTTGGACGGGCGGACACCCCCAGAAGACCGGACGCGGCAACGAGCCCCGTGCCCCGACGTCCGACTTCCCAAGTCCGGCCAGTCCAGCAGCCACAAGCTCGCGCTCACCCAGAGGTCTCGCAGCCAGG gGTTCGTGGGCCAGCCACTAGACTATCTGCGCCCCTTGAAGATgactccctcccccccaactctaGTGCAGAAgcagcccttctccccttctccagccTGTTTGCAGAAACCTGCTATGAAAAAGTAA
- the FMNL1 gene encoding LOW QUALITY PROTEIN: formin-like protein 1 (The sequence of the model RefSeq protein was modified relative to this genomic sequence to represent the inferred CDS: deleted 2 bases in 2 codons), translating into MGNAAGSAEQPAGPAAPSPKQPAPPKQPMPAARELEERFNRVLNCMNLPPDKVQLLSQYDNEKKWELICDQERFQVKNPPTAYIQKLKSYLETGGVSRKVATDWMSNLGFKRRVQESTQVLRELEISLRTNHIGWVEEFLNEENRGLDVLLEYLAFAQCSVTYDMENADNGVPGSEKSKPLEQSVEDLSKGPPSSLPPQPKSRHLTIKLTPAHSRKALRNSRIVSQKDDVHVCVMCLRAIMNYQSGFSLVMTHPACVNEIALSLNNKNPRTKALVLELLAAVCLVRGGHDIILAAFDNFKEVCGEQHRFEKLMEYFQKEDSNIDFMVACMQFINIVVHSVENMNFRVFLQYEFTHLGLDLYLERLRLTESDKLLVQIQAYLDNVFDVGALLEDTETKNAVLEHMEELQEQVALLTEKLRDAENESMAKIAELEKQLSQARKELETLRERFSESTPMGASRRPPEPEKVPTSVPARPSALELKVEELEEKGLIRIVRGPGDAVSIEILPVAVATPSGSDALTPPGVPSGSPSPGSDLPPAAEPVPGAAPPPPPPPPPPPPLPGLPHQQEAPPSAPPLASPLPGSSEPPPPPPLPGDLPPPPPPPPLPPGTDGPAPPPPLPPPGGPSGGSGPEMGLGVKAKKPIQTKFRMPLLNWVALKPSQITGTVFTELNDEKVLQELDMSDFEEQFKTKSQGPSLDLSALKGKAAQKAPTKATLIEANRAKNLAITLRKGNLGADRICQAIETYDLQALGLDFLELLTRFLPTEYERSLIARFEQEQRPMEELSEEDRFMLRFSRIPRLPERMATLTFLGNFPDTVQLLMPQLNAIIAASMSIKSSDKLRQILEIVLAFGNYMNSSKRGAAYGFRLQSLDVLLEMKSTDRKQTLLHYLVKVIADKYPQLTGFHSDLHFLDKAGSVSLDSVLGDVRSLQRGLELTQREFVRQDDCLVLKEFLRANSPTMDKLLADSKTAQEAYESVVEYFGENPKTTSPSMFFSLFSRFIKAYKKAEQEVEQWRREAVAQEAGTDAPGKEEAPAPKARRQQMDLISELKRKQQKEPLIYESDRDGAIEDIITDLRNQPYIRADTGRRSARRRPPGPPLQVTSDLSL; encoded by the exons aacTGCATGAACTTGCCCCCGGACAAAGTGCAGCTGCTGAGCCAGTATGACAACGAGAAGAAGTGGGAGCTCATTTGTGACCAG GAGCGGTTTCAAGTCAAGAACCCTCCCACCGCCTATATCCAGAAGCTGAAGAGCTACCTGGAGACTGGTGGGGTCAGCCGCAAGGTAGCGACGGACTGGATGTCCAACCTGGGG TTTAAGAGGCGAGTTCAGGAGTCCACACAGGTGCTGCGGGAGCTGGAGATCTCCCTGCGGACAAACCACATTGG GTGGGTGGAGGAGTTCCTCAACGAGGAGAACCGCGGCCTGGATGTGCTCCTCGAGTACCTGGCCTTTGCCCAGTGCTCCGTCAC GTATGACATGGAGAACGCAGACAACGGGGTCCCCGGCTCAGAGAAGAGCAAGCCCTTGGAGCAGTCAGTGGAAGATCTCAGCAAGGGGCCACCCTCGTCCTTGCCTCCGCAGCCCAAGAGCCGCCACCTGACCATCAA aCTGACCCCTGCCCACAGCAGGAAGGCCCTGCGGAACTCGCGCATCGTGAGCCAGAAGGACGACGTCCACGTGTGCGTCATGTGCTTGCGCGCCATCATGAACTACCAG tcCGGCTTCAGCCTCGTCATGACGCACCCAGCCTGTGTCAATGAGATTGCTCTGAGCCTCAACAACAAGAACCCCAG AACCAAGGCTCTGGTGCTGGAGCTGCTGGCGGCTGTGTGCCTGGTGCGAGGAGGGCATGACATCATCCTGGCGGCCTTTGACAACTTCAAGGAG GTGTGTGGGGAGCAGCACCGCTTCGAAAAGCTGATGGAATATTTCCAGAAAGAGGACAGCAACATCGACTTCATG GTGGCCTGCATGCAATTCATCAACATCGTGGTCCACTCCGTGGAGAACATGAACTTCCGTGTCTTCCTGCAATACGAGTTCACCCACCTGGGCCTGGACTTGTACTTGGAG AGGCTCCGGCTCACGGAGAGCGACAAGCTGCTCGTGCAGATTCAAGCGTACCTGGACAACGTGTTCGACGTGGGCGCGCTGCTGGAGGACACCGAGACCAAGAACGCCGTGCTGGAGCACATGGAGGAGCTCCAGGAGCAGGTGGCCCTG CTGACAGAGAAGCTTCGGGACGCGGAGAACGAATCCATGGCCAAGATTGCCGAGCTGGAAAAGCAGCTAAGCCAGGCTCGAAAGGAGTTGGAGACCCTGCGG GAGCGCTTCAGCGAGTCGACCCCCATGGGCGCCTCCAGGCGTCCTCCTGAGCCCGAGAAAGTGCCTACCTCCGTCCCGGCGCGGCCCTCGGCCCTAGAGCTGAAggtggaggagctggaggagaaggGGTTAATCCGTATCGTGCGGGGGCCCGGGGATGCTGTCTCCATCGAGATCCTTCCGGTCGCTGTGGCAACTCCAAGCGGCAGTGACGCTCTGACTCCTCCGGGCGTTCCCAGCGGCTCACCCAGCCCAG GCTCAGATCTCCCACCTGCTGCAGAGCCGGTTCCCGGGGCAGCACCCccaccgccaccgccgccgccgccaccaccccCACTTCCCGGCCTCCCCCACCAGCAGGAAGCCCCGCCTTCGGCACCCCCACTAGCCTCACCCCTCCCGGGCAGCTCcgagcccccg cccccgccgccgctGCCCGGAGActtgccgccccca cccccgccgccacCGCTGCCTCCCGGCACAGATGGACCAGCGCCTCCGCCGCCTCTGCCGCCTCCAGGAGGCCCCTCTGGAGGGTCCGGCCCTGAGATGGGCCTGG gagTGAAGGCCAAGAAACCCATACAGACCAAGTTCAGAATGCCACTCTTAAACTGGGTGGCCCTGAAACCCAGCCAGATCACCGGCACTGTCTTCACGGAGCTCAATGATGAGAAGGTGCTGCAG GAGCTAGACATGAGTGACTTTGAGGAACAGTTCAAGACTAAGTCCCAAGGTCCCAGCCTGGACCTCAGCGCTCTCAAGGGTAAGGCAGCCCAGAAGGCCCCCACCAAGGCCACCCTCATCGAGGCCAACCGGGCCAAGAACCTGGCGATCACCTTGCGCAAGGGCAACCTGGGGGCCGACCGCATCTGCCAGGCCATCGAGAC GTACGACCTACAGGCCCTTGGCCTGGACTTCCTCGAGCTGCTGACCCGCTTCCTGCCCACGGAGTACGAGCGTAGCCTGATCGCCCGCTTTGAGCAGGAGCAGCGGCCCATGGAGGAGCTGTCGGAGGAGGACCGCTTCATGCTACGCTTCAGCCGCATCCCGCGCCTGCCCGAGCGCATGGCCACACTCACCTTCCTGGGCAACTTTCCGGATACCGTCCAGCTGCTCATGCCG CAACTGAATGCCATAATTGCAGCCTCGATGTCCATCAAGTCCTCTGACAAACTCCGCCAGATCCTGGAG atTGTCCTGGCCTTTGGCAACTACATGAACAGCAGCAAGCGCGGAGCAGCCTATGGCTTCCGGCTCCAGAGTCTGGATGTG CTGCTGGAGATGAAGTCCACTGACCGCAAGCAGACGCTGCTGCACTACCTGGTGAAGGTCATTGCCGACAAGTACCCACAGCTCACAGGCTTCCACAGCGACCTGCACTTCCTGGACAAGGCGGGCTCAG tGTCCTTGGACAGCGTCCTGGGGGACGTGCGCTCCCTGCAGCGAGGCCTGGAGTTGACCCAGCGGGAGTTCGTGCGGCAGGACGACTGCCTGGTGCTCAAGGAGTTCCTGAGGGCCAACTCGCCCACCATGGATAAGCTGCTGGCCGACAGCAAGACTGCCCAG GAGGCCTACGAGTCCGTGGTGGAGTACTTTGGAGAGAACCCCAAGACTACGTCTCCCTCCATGTTCTTTTCCCTCTTTAGCCGCTTCATCAAGGCCTACAAG AAAGCTGAACAGGAGGTGGAACAGTGGAGGAGGGAAGCCGTAGCCCAGGAGGCCGGCACCGATGCCCCAGGCAAAGAGGAAGCCCCGGCGCCCAAG gCTCGGCGGCAGCAGATGGACCTCATCTCTGAGCTGAAGCGGAAGCAGCAGAAGGAGCCCCTTATCTATGAGAGTGACCGCGATGGGGCCATTGAAGATATCATCACAG ATCTGCGGAACCAGCCCTACATCCGCGCAGACACAGGCCGCAGAAGTGCTCGCCGGCGCCCCCCGGGACCCCCCCTGCAGGTCACCTCGGACCTCTCGCTGTAA